One Carassius gibelio isolate Cgi1373 ecotype wild population from Czech Republic chromosome A20, carGib1.2-hapl.c, whole genome shotgun sequence DNA segment encodes these proteins:
- the LOC127938664 gene encoding transport and Golgi organization protein 1 homolog yields the protein MAAQCPCFYSVLMLVLCACFPPSCADRRFSDLKRCADEDCSMLLCRGKAAKDFTGPDCRFLSFKKGETIYVYYKLSGKTSDLWAASVGNNFGYFPKDYLIINHIYSEKELEAPTEETDFVCFETGLDQFESYDIDVLLRSTLLLENENSTEESKEPAQDEDASQMTTTESVEPLASESVDSESESLLDSESVDSESESLLDSESVDSESFHESEPEDSESTLLLESHSVDSEPTLIFDTESVDSESFHESESVDSESTSILESQSVVSESKSLLESNSVESDSLLELKSVDSESTSLLESKSVDSESTLFLGSKSVDSKLKSLNESESIEPESTLLFESDSVDLESKSLLESNSVESESLHEPQSIDSESTSILESESVDSESKSLLESNSVDSESESLHESKSVNSESTLLLESKADDSESVEAPEIETLQKSTEEDSDGFQPENDVSSEPASEFKDALTEETEGISISQDAEVISEDAETDLLDPDARDIDYSELLHNQSDSDFEPLETQTAGLDEVHEEAAKTELSDKDIPLQTPEKTLEDEDRSGFKDAFKTDHEGVTQANESLQELAKEVEEQAGLEGTRAQSDFEELADADEAVDVKIPESSPNAKTASDMSQDVPSEPALETESAKALNISEITKEDNQEELDVVDVLQKASMRQNENANDPQDAVTKNSEKVSESNCGDEKLKEELVTESSETLPPIAQVHQIDNVKNELLDLLKNTLEDDLNEELLEDENALLSSKAQLTEDIHELEENQQPEGDQWVESQQSVNITKQDESGEIRLPPEEPGYSDDVLRLTILRDHLKDEEMEHMQKYLELKNLFKIEAMFSDLDLEMKSARELQTDTEEIERTLDQIMEVSENSILDATEDIFNERDQENQEHGQQKEPETYDVEAAILDAFQEIIFSLRQKYSAASDSAPLVEEEHLASETDETMDSEEVNGLDRNLKMTEPHQSPAMHEEPNESEVILNPELNVNRDLSHSKDVGLQEDGGHFNRNQDVQTEIQKGPRAILENPVDMGFHFEVDPSSGSLESPSVSDFHETEASGVSSSSSTADELWASVLLIKEYLGVYGEILIRALPEESTVLGVPWEPLVVTAVCGTFTLLMFFWRTLLAIKGRSYQLSEKQLREKIQQLLKEKSEAVNQISELKDMIKEREERLKNSEKSLSSSQHEMKALKNRHQMLQSQWEQMCARISPLNQNIADTQEENANLREKIGRMHQRIEKYQKTLKSFDEERAQVHVLMDEARLREDAFKAQVLSFEKENGALKEQKKSLLRDAEDWQEKHRRLSEEIRVYHTSQKELEDSLVHREKEIDVLSSCIAELSRLGACDPAELQKDDAEKTMDGMRLRIKQMMDVSRIKVTLRVVEDERNRFVESLLAEQKARRDLEERYQKAMHEQMNLHKEKAHLENQLKTLQQRLEITTELYQQKEHALQQKLTQEELERREKETKLSEVDSKALLSDEELRALKQKMKDIEEEMQQNERSLKAEVSIQEKKAHENWLKARASERTLLEERRESAVLHQKLVEYRDKISELEQSLFKLSSGAPERHTRRGDSFGPSPVSGGAPSPPQMIEGPGRPPSAPAGRRGQPFGPRPPSDPHGRFSDLGHPLPSRPDMFPPMTSSPCAHDGPMLSKSQSQGSFLPSPVPPPKSYGPPVVPLPPMMIRPPSDLPPEPRFRPQPLDSYGPPPALGPFGPVPPPFGRGPPLGSLPPPPLGPRDVPPEFFPPRPFPPGAMVPPLYGGRGFPGPPLLTPQRSRDGEGNVTPADEPPTHTSHQNEDP from the exons ATGGCTGCACAGTGTCcctgtttttattctgttttaatgCTCGTTCTCTGCGCGTGTTTTCCTCCGAGCTGTGCAGACCGGCGCTTCTCGGACCTGAAGCGATGCGCTGACGAGGACTGCAGCA TGCTTCTCTGCCGAGGGAAGGCTGCCAAGGATTTCACGGGGCCGGACTGTCGGTTTCTCTCTTTTAAGAAAGGAGAGAcgatatatgtatattataaacTCTCAGGGAAGACATCAGACCTGTGGGCTGCTAGT GTTGGAAACAACTTTGGTTATTTCCCAAAGGACTATCttattataaatcatatatattctgaaaaagaATTGGAGGCACCCACAGAG GAAACAGATTTTGTTTGCTTTGAGACTGGTCTTGATCAGTTTGAAAGCTATGACATAGATGTGTTATTAAGAAGCACATTGTTGCTAGAAAATGAGAATTCAACAGAAGAATCGAAAGAACCAGCTCAGGATGAAGATGCATCTCAAATGACAACAACAGAATCAGTGGAACCTCTTGCATCAGAGTCAGtagattcagaatcagaatcacttCTTGATTCTGAGTCAGtagattcagaatcagaatcacttCTTGATTCTGAGTCCGTAGATTCAGAATCATTTCATGAATCTGAGCCAGAAGATTCGGAATCTACATTGCTTCTAGAATCCCATTCAGTAGATTCAGAACCAACATTGATATTTGACACGGAGTCAGTAGATTCAGAATCATTTCATGAATCAGAGTCAGTAGATTCCGAATCGACATCAATTCTTGAATCGCAGTCAGTAGTTTCAGAATCAAAATCACTTCTAGAATCAAATTCAGTAGAATCAGATTCACTTCTAGAATTAAAGTCAGTCGATTCAGAGTCAACATCGCTTCTTGAATCCAAGTCAGTAGATTCAGAATCAACATTGTTTCTCGGATCGAAGTCAGTAGATTCAAAGTTAAAATCACTTAATGAATCAGAGTCAATCGAGCCTGAATCAACATTGCTTTTTGAATCAGATTCAGTAGATTTAGAATCAAAATCACTTCTAGAATCAAATTCAGTAGAATCCGAATCACTTCATGAACCACAGTCAATCGATTCTGAATCAACATCGATACTTGAATCAGAGTCAGTGGATTCAGAATCAAAATCACTTCTAGAATCAAATTCAGtagattcagaatcagaatcactccATGAATCAAAATCAGTCAATTCAGAATCGACATTGCTTCTTGAATCTAAGGCAGATGATTCAGAATCTGTAGAAGCTCCTGAAATTGAGACATTACAAAAATCTACTGAAGAGGACTCTGACGGCTTTCAGCCAGAGAACGATGTTTCATCAGAACCAGCGTCTGAATTTAAAGATGCACTAACAGAAGAGACTGAAGGGATTTCAATAAGCCAAGATGCTGAGGTCATTTCAGAGGATGCAGAAACCGATCTGTTAGATCCTGACGCACGAGATATAGATTATTCTGAGCTTTTGCACAACCAAAGTGATTCTGATTTTGAGCCACTTGAAACACAAACAGCAGGTTTAGATGAAGTACATGAAGAAGCTGCTAAAACAGAGCTAAGTGATAAAGACATACCGCTACAAACACCAGAGAAAACACTCGAGGATGAGGACAGGTCAGGCTTTAAAGATGCTTTCAAAACAGACCATGAAGGTGTAACACAAGCGAATGAATCGCTTCAGGAACTCGCCAAAGAAGTTGAAGAACAAGCTGGTCTTGAGGGCACTCGTGCACAAAGTGATTTTGAAGAACTGGCTGATGCAGATGAAGCCGTTGACGTCAAAATCCCAGAATCTTCTCCAAACGCTAAAACCGCTTCGGATATGAGTCAAGACGTCCCATCTGAACCAGCATTGGAAACGGAGTCTGCCAAGGCATTAAATATAAGTGAAATCACTAAGGAAGACAATCAAGAGGAGTTAGACGTTGTAGACGTTCTTCAGAAGGCCAGCATGAGGCAGAATGAAAATGCAAACGATCCTCAGGATGCAGTTACAAAGAATAGCGAAAAAGTGAGTGAATCTAATTGCGGGGATGAGAAGTTAAAGGAGGAACTTGTTACAGAAAGCTCAGAAACTCTACCTCCAATTGCCCAAGTACATCAGATTGATAACGTGAAGAACGAACTCTTGGATCTACTGAAAAACACACTTGAAGATGACTTGAATGAAGAGCTTTTAGAAGACGAAAATGCTCTTCTTTCTTCTAAAGCTCAGCTCACAGAAGACATACATGAACTTGAAGAAAACCAACAACCTGAAGGCGATCAGTGGGTTGAATCCCAACAAAGCGTAAACATTACAAAACAAGATGAAAGCGGAGAAATTCGTCTTCCTCCCGAGGAGCCCGGATACAGCGATGACGTGCTGAGGCTCACGATCTTACGGGATCACCTGAAGGACGAAGAGATGGAGCACATGCAGAAGTATTTAGAACTGAAGAACCTGTTCAAAATCGAAGCCATGTTTTCAGATCTAGATCTGGAGATGAAGTCCGCGAGAGAGCTGCAGACGGACACGGAGGAGATCGAGCGAACGCTGGACCAGATCATGGAGGTCTCGGAGAACTCCATTCTCGATGCCACAGAGGACATATTCAATGAAAGAGACCAGGAAAATCAGGAACACGGACAGCAGAAGGAACCGGAAACGTACGATGTTGAAGCTGCCATCTTAGACGCTTTCCAAGAGATCATTTTCTCGTTACGACAGAAATATTCAGCAGCCAGTGACAGCGCACCGTTGGTCGAAGAAGAGCATCTCGCTTCTGAAACAG ATGAAACAATGGACTCTGAAGAGGTGAATGGTTTGGACCGTAACCTCAAAATGACCGAACCACATCAGAGTCCCGCGATGCATGAGGAGCCGAACGAATCTGAAGTGATTCTGAATCctgaattaaatgtgaacagAGACCTGTCTCACAGTAAAGACGTGGGTCTCCAGGAGGATGGGGGCCATTTCAACAGAAATCAAGACGTTCAGACGGAGATCCAGAAGGGACCTCGTGCTATTTTAGAGAACCCAGTGGACATGGGCTTTCACTTTGAAGTGGATCCATCCTCAG GTTCACTGGAGTCTCCGAGCGTCTCTGATTTCCACGAAACTGAAGCAAGCGGCGTTTCCTCCAGCTCATCGACTGCTGACGAACTTTGGGCTTCAGTGCTCCTCATCAAAGAATATCTGGGAGTTTATGGAGAAATT CTGATCAGGGCTCTTCCGGAGGAATCCACGGTCCTCGGCGTCCCCTGGGAGCCGCTGGTGGTTACAGCCGTGTGTGGTACCTTTACATTACTGATGTTCTTCTGGAGGACGCTTCTCGCT ATCAAAGGCAGAAGCTATCAGT TAAGTGAAAAGCAGCTCCGAGAGAAGATCCAGCAGCTTCTGAAGGAGAAATCAGAAGCTGTTAACCAGATCTCCGAGCTGAAGGACATG ATAAAAGAGCGTGAAGAACGGCTGAAAAACTCTGAGAAATCACTGAGTTCcagtcaacatgaaatgaaaGCGCTGAAG AACCGTCACCAAATGCTCCAGAGTCAGTGGGAGCAGATGTGTGCCCGCATTTCACCGCTCAACCAGAATATAGCAGACACACAGGAAGAAAACGCTAATCTCAGGGAGAAG ATTGGCAGAATGCACCAGAGAATCGAGAAATACCAGAAAACTCTCAAGAGCTTTGATGAGGAGCGTGCACAG GTCCATGTGCTCATGGATGAAGCCAGACTCAGAGAAGATGCCTTCAAGGCTCAGGTTCTGTCCTTCGAGAAGGAAAACGGCGCTTTAAAAGAGCAGAAGAAATCT CTCCTgcgtgatgctgaagactggcaGGAGAAGCACAGGAGACTGAGCGAGGAGATCCGCGTTTACCACACGTCCCAGAAAGAGCTGGAAGACTCTCTGGTGCACAGGGAGAAAGAGATCGAC GTTTTGTCCAGCTGTATTGCAGAGCTCAGTCGTCTGGGAGCTTGTGATCCTGCAGAACTACAGAAAGATGATGCTG AGAAGACGATGGACGGCATGAGACTGCGGATCAAACAGATGATGGACGTCTCCAGG ATTAAAGTGACGCTCCGTGTCGTGGAAGACGAGAGGAATCGCTTCGTGGAAAGTCTCCTCGCCGAACAGAAAGCCAGACGGGATCTGGAGG AGCGATATCAGAAGGCCATGCATGAACAGATGAATCTGCACAAGGAGAAAGCGCATCTGGAGAACCAGCTGAAGACCCTGCAGCAGAGGCTGGAGATCACCACTGAACTCTACCAGCAGAAAGAGCACGCACTGCAGCA gaagcTGACTCAGGAGGAGCTGGAGAGGCGTGAGAAGGAGACGAAGCTGTCGGAGGTGGACAGTAAAGCTCTTCTCTCAGACGAGGAGCTGAGGGCCTTGAAACAGAAGATGAAGGACATCGAGGAGGAGATGCAGCAGAACGAACGCTCTCTGAAAGCAGAG GTGTCCATCCAGGAGAAGAAAGCCCATGAGAACTGG TTGAAAGCGCGCGCCTCTGAACGAACTCTGCTGGAGGAACGGAGAGAGTCGGCCGTCCTTCATCAGAA gCTTGTGGAGTACAGAGATAAAATATCAGAGCTGGAGCAAAGTCTGTTCAAACTCAGCTCTGGAGCTCCAGAGCGTCACACACGACGAG GTGATTCGTTCGGGCCGTCTCCTGTGAGTGGGGGGGCTCCCTCTCCTCCTCAAATGATAGAGGGTCCCGGACGCCCCCCCTCTGCACCTGCAGGGCGACGGGGCCAACCTTTCG GTCCACGACCCCCGTCTGACCCTCACGGACGCTTCTCAGACCTCGGACACCCGCTGCCCTCCAGACCAG ACATGTTTCCTCCGATGACTTCGTCTCCCTGTGCACATGACGGACCGATG CTCTCCAAGTCTCAGAGTCAGGGATCCTTCTTGCCGTCTCCGGTTCCTCCACCAAAGTCGTACGGACCCCCAGTCGTGCCGCTCCCACCCATGATGATCCGACCTCCCAGTGACCTTCCCCCCGAGCCGCGCTTCAGACCTCAACCCTTGGACTCGTACGGCCCTCCTCCTGCCCTCGGCCCGTTTGGACCCGTACCTCCACCGTTTG GACGAGGGCCACCGTTGGGATCGCTCCCCCCTCCTCCTCTCGGACCACGGGACGTCCCTCCAGAATTCTTCCCCCCTCGCCCCTTCCCCCCCGGAGCCATGGTCCCGCCTCTGTACGGTGGGCGTGGCTTCCCGGGACCCCCTCTGCTGACCCCTCAGCGCTCCAGAGACGGCGAGGGGAACGTCACACCCGCCGACGAGCCCCCAACACACACGTCCCATCAGAACGAGGATCCTTGA
- the LOC127938665 gene encoding axin interactor, dorsalization-associated protein isoform X2, with the protein MSDVTKTVQKWHASFKKGTDFDSWGQLVEAIDEYQILARQLQKEVQSSNSHDFTEEQKKTLGKFATCLEMRSASLHCTQSQEEFKLEDLKKLEPIIKNILTYNKGFPFDVQPVPLRRILAPGEEENLELEEELDAGTGAGKLLPRLPSEPGMTLLTLTIEKIGLKDAGQCIDPYITVSVKDVNGIDLNPVQETPVATRKEDTYIHFSVDVEIQKHVEKLPKGTAIFFEFKHYKPKKRFTSTKCFAFMEMDEIKPGPIVIELYKKPTDFKRKKLNLLTKKPLYLHLNQTLHKD; encoded by the exons ATGTCAGATGTCACCAAAACCGTCCAGAAATGGCATGCGAGTTTTAAAAAGGGCACTGACTTTGATTCGTGGGGGCAGCTGGTGGAAGCCATCGATGAGTATCAGAT ACTCGCGAGGCAACTTCAGAAAGAAGTGCAGTCTTCAAACTCGCATGATTTCACAGAGGAGCAGAAG AAAACTCTTGGAAAGTTTGCAACATGCCTTGAAATGCGAAGTGCGTCCTTACAT TGCACACAATCTCAAGAGGAGTTCAAGTTAGAAGACTTGAAAAAACTGGAGCCCA TCATTAAGAACATTCTGACTTACAACAAAGGTTTCCCTTTTGATGTCCAACCAGTGCCTTTGAG GAGGATTCTCGCGCCGGGTGAAGAGGAGAacctggagctggaggaggagctGGACGCCGGGACTGGTGCAG GTAAGCTCTTGCCACGGTTGCCCTCAGAGCCTGGAATGACTTTGCTTACGCTGACGATAGAGAAGATCGGTCTGAAGGACGCAGGACAGTGCATTGACCCGTACATTACCGTCAGTGTGAAAG ATGTGAACGGTATAGACTTGAACCCGGTTCAGGAAACGCCAGTGGCCACGCGGAAGGAGGACACGTATATTCATTTCAGCGTGGACGTGGAAATTCAGAAACATGTAGAAAAACTACCAAAAG GCACAGCTATTTTCTTCGAATTCAAACACTATAAACCCAAGAAAAGATTCACAAGCACCAAGTGTTTTGCGTTCATGGAAATGGATGAAATCAAACCAGGTCCCATTGTTATAGAGCT GTACAAGAAACCGACGGACTTCAAGAGGAAAAAACTCAACCTCCTGACAAAGAAACCACTTTACCTGCACCTCAACCAGACTTTGCACAAAGACTAA
- the LOC127938665 gene encoding axin interactor, dorsalization-associated protein isoform X1, producing MSDVTKTVQKWHASFKKGTDFDSWGQLVEAIDEYQILARQLQKEVQSSNSHDFTEEQKKTLGKFATCLEMRSASLHCTQSQEEFKLEDLKKLEPIIKNILTYNKGFPFDVQPVPLRRILAPGEEENLELEEELDAGTGAGSTPSFPSRVPGKLLPRLPSEPGMTLLTLTIEKIGLKDAGQCIDPYITVSVKDVNGIDLNPVQETPVATRKEDTYIHFSVDVEIQKHVEKLPKGTAIFFEFKHYKPKKRFTSTKCFAFMEMDEIKPGPIVIELYKKPTDFKRKKLNLLTKKPLYLHLNQTLHKD from the exons ATGTCAGATGTCACCAAAACCGTCCAGAAATGGCATGCGAGTTTTAAAAAGGGCACTGACTTTGATTCGTGGGGGCAGCTGGTGGAAGCCATCGATGAGTATCAGAT ACTCGCGAGGCAACTTCAGAAAGAAGTGCAGTCTTCAAACTCGCATGATTTCACAGAGGAGCAGAAG AAAACTCTTGGAAAGTTTGCAACATGCCTTGAAATGCGAAGTGCGTCCTTACAT TGCACACAATCTCAAGAGGAGTTCAAGTTAGAAGACTTGAAAAAACTGGAGCCCA TCATTAAGAACATTCTGACTTACAACAAAGGTTTCCCTTTTGATGTCCAACCAGTGCCTTTGAG GAGGATTCTCGCGCCGGGTGAAGAGGAGAacctggagctggaggaggagctGGACGCCGGGACTGGTGCAGGTTCAACTCCATCATTCCCTTCAAGGGTTCCAG GTAAGCTCTTGCCACGGTTGCCCTCAGAGCCTGGAATGACTTTGCTTACGCTGACGATAGAGAAGATCGGTCTGAAGGACGCAGGACAGTGCATTGACCCGTACATTACCGTCAGTGTGAAAG ATGTGAACGGTATAGACTTGAACCCGGTTCAGGAAACGCCAGTGGCCACGCGGAAGGAGGACACGTATATTCATTTCAGCGTGGACGTGGAAATTCAGAAACATGTAGAAAAACTACCAAAAG GCACAGCTATTTTCTTCGAATTCAAACACTATAAACCCAAGAAAAGATTCACAAGCACCAAGTGTTTTGCGTTCATGGAAATGGATGAAATCAAACCAGGTCCCATTGTTATAGAGCT GTACAAGAAACCGACGGACTTCAAGAGGAAAAAACTCAACCTCCTGACAAAGAAACCACTTTACCTGCACCTCAACCAGACTTTGCACAAAGACTAA